The Lentisphaerota bacterium genome includes the window GTGCGCACCGAGTCATCCCATCGCTTCGAGCGGACGGTTGACGGCGAACTCGCCGACTGGGGCAGCCGGCGGGCGGTCGCGCTCCTGTCAGCGTTGGGCGGAGCGACGGTGGCCAAGGGGTGCCTGGACATCGACCACCGGCCAACCGGCGTGAAGACGGTCGCGCTCCGATTCCGCCGGACCCGTGACGTGATCGGCGTGGCCCTGGACGCGACCGAGATGGTGGCGATTCTGGAGCGGCTCGGGTTTGAAGCGGTCGCGCGCGACGAGGCGTCGGCGACCTTCCGCATACCGAGCTGGCGGTGTGACGTCGAACTGGAGGCCGATCTGATTGAGGAAATCGCCCGGATGCACGGGCTGGATGCGATTCCCAACACGTCGCCGACGGCGGTCGTGTCGATCGACAACGACGATTTCTTCCGGGCGCGCGCCCAGTGCCGCAGCACCCTGACGGGAATCGGGTTCACCGAGGCGATGCACTACAGCTTCCTGTCGGCCTCCGATCTGGATGGGTTCGACCCGCGCGCGGCGGCGCGGCGGCTGGCCCTGCCCAATCCGGTGAGCGCCGACTACGCCGTGATGCGCGACAGCCTGCTGCCTCAACTGGTGGGGACGCTCGGACGCAACGCTTCGCGCCAGGTCACCGCCTGCGCCCTGTTTGAAATGGGACGTGTCTTCTGGCGCGATGCCGCTGGCGTGCCGTGCGAAGAGGAACGCCTCTCGATCGGACTGATTGGCCCCATGGGGCGACAAGCGCTCGATACGCGGCGGGCGGTCTCCAACGACGAGGCGGTGCTGTGGATCAAAGGCGCCGTCGAAACGGTGGCGCGAGCCCTGCATGCGGGAGCGGTCACGCTGCGCGCGTGCGATCATCCGGCGATGGAGCCGGGCCATGCGTCCGAGCTGCTGCTGAACGGCGAGGGTGTCGGCCTGCTGGGCGCGGTCAGCGCGGCGGTGCGGCACCAGTGGCGACTGACGGCACCGCTGGCCGTCGCCGAACTGCGGGCCGGACCGCTGCTGGCGAATTGCTTCCGCCAACACGCGCTGGTCGACGTGCCTGCTTTTCCTGCCATCCGGCGTGACCTGGCCTTCCTGGCTCCCGCATCAGTGACCCACGCCGAGATCGTGGCCGCGATCCGGGAAGGCGCGCCGAAAGAGTTGACCGCCGTCGAGCTTTTTGATATATTTGTTCCCAAGAACGACCGGAGCGGCATGCGCAGCATGGCTTACGCGATGGAGTTCCGTTCGCCGAGCCGGACACTGACCGACGACGAGGTCAACCGGGCGGTTGAAAAGATCAGGAGTACGTTGAAGGAAAACCTGCGGGTTGACATTCGCGACAAGTGATCTACTGAAG containing:
- a CDS encoding phenylalanine--tRNA ligase subunit beta, whose protein sequence is MGHAAEEPDAGRDGLPRSRGFVFRIEGAYAMKVPISWLNEYVDVADLSVKALSDALTFSGIEVEGVETVGAVLDDHFVVGEVLTCTAHPNSDHLHVCTVTDGAREVQIVCGAPNAAAGIKVPLATVGAVIPEGGFTIKKAKLRGVESFGMLCSARELKLSDEHAGLLILDPSLKPGTLMRDVLPPPETVFDLEITWNRSDCLSMIGIAREFAAVLKRPLRLPAITFAESGEPVERFARVVVEDPANCPRYTARVLTGITDGPSPAWMSRRLEACGVRPISLIVDVTNYVMLECGQPLHAFDYTTLAERTILVRRAKPGETIQTLDGIERKLDEQMLVIADAARATAVAGVMGGANTEIAVGTSNVLLESASFAAPSIKRTATKLGVRTESSHRFERTVDGELADWGSRRAVALLSALGGATVAKGCLDIDHRPTGVKTVALRFRRTRDVIGVALDATEMVAILERLGFEAVARDEASATFRIPSWRCDVELEADLIEEIARMHGLDAIPNTSPTAVVSIDNDDFFRARAQCRSTLTGIGFTEAMHYSFLSASDLDGFDPRAAARRLALPNPVSADYAVMRDSLLPQLVGTLGRNASRQVTACALFEMGRVFWRDAAGVPCEEERLSIGLIGPMGRQALDTRRAVSNDEAVLWIKGAVETVARALHAGAVTLRACDHPAMEPGHASELLLNGEGVGLLGAVSAAVRHQWRLTAPLAVAELRAGPLLANCFRQHALVDVPAFPAIRRDLAFLAPASVTHAEIVAAIREGAPKELTAVELFDIFVPKNDRSGMRSMAYAMEFRSPSRTLTDDEVNRAVEKIRSTLKENLRVDIRDK